A stretch of the Marivirga tractuosa DSM 4126 genome encodes the following:
- a CDS encoding TolC family protein produces the protein MFRKNILFAFLFSLLSYSGLTQNQQEKVISLQEAIAIGLDRNVGLRQAENQLMSLSMDQTQAKMAYLPNVSLNVRATRQVGQQFQLVEDGFEISNVQADRLSGGLSASLSIFEGFNRQNQMRISDLEYKAQSEGIEREKQNVIFLVAQQYLQILLDQQLLEIARKNVENQNKQLDRIEGFTKTGLRPQADFFTQNASVKQLEMEYIEAENTLLLDKAQLTQILQLDPLEEYVISSDGLMDTPQDEKLELAELFNLAIENRADLKQLKFRTQSANQNIESMKSGYLPNLRAFYEYGTQYSSLNTLNYRDQLLDLYPTNIVGLNLNIPIFNNYINKANVERAKVNLHNTQLDFENTERIIFQDVQNAYLNYNAAIKRFEVSNAAFEAAEEAFKVQEERYNEGIANLADLSLANQEYVTASANKEQARFTLIFQEMILEYQVGTLEIE, from the coding sequence ATGTTTCGTAAAAATATACTATTTGCCTTTCTGTTTTCCCTTTTATCTTATTCTGGTTTAACCCAAAATCAGCAAGAAAAAGTCATAAGCTTACAAGAGGCAATCGCCATAGGATTAGATAGGAATGTTGGCCTAAGACAAGCTGAGAATCAATTGATGAGCTTATCGATGGATCAGACTCAAGCCAAAATGGCTTATTTGCCGAATGTTTCCCTAAATGTTAGGGCAACCAGACAAGTTGGGCAGCAATTTCAGTTGGTTGAAGATGGTTTTGAAATCAGCAATGTTCAAGCAGATAGATTATCGGGAGGACTCAGTGCCAGTTTATCTATTTTTGAAGGCTTTAATAGGCAGAATCAAATGCGAATTTCTGATCTAGAGTATAAGGCTCAATCAGAAGGAATAGAAAGAGAAAAGCAGAATGTTATTTTCCTAGTTGCACAGCAGTATCTTCAAATTTTATTGGACCAGCAGTTGTTGGAAATTGCCAGGAAGAATGTTGAAAACCAAAATAAACAGTTAGATCGAATTGAAGGATTTACCAAGACTGGACTCAGACCACAAGCTGATTTCTTTACCCAAAATGCTAGTGTTAAACAACTGGAAATGGAGTACATTGAAGCTGAAAACACCCTTTTACTTGATAAAGCCCAACTTACACAGATTTTGCAGCTAGATCCATTAGAAGAATATGTGATTTCTTCAGACGGACTAATGGATACTCCTCAAGATGAAAAGTTGGAGTTAGCAGAATTATTTAATTTGGCTATAGAAAATAGAGCAGATTTAAAACAACTAAAATTCAGAACTCAATCAGCAAATCAAAATATAGAAAGTATGAAGTCTGGATATTTACCTAATCTGAGAGCATTTTATGAATATGGCACACAATATAGCTCACTTAATACTTTAAATTATAGAGATCAACTGCTAGATTTGTATCCCACCAATATTGTAGGCTTGAATTTAAACATTCCGATCTTTAATAATTACATCAACAAAGCAAATGTAGAAAGAGCAAAGGTTAATTTGCATAACACCCAACTTGATTTCGAAAATACAGAGAGAATCATTTTTCAAGATGTGCAAAATGCCTATTTGAATTATAATGCTGCTATAAAGCGATTTGAGGTAAGCAATGCTGCCTTTGAGGCAGCTGAGGAAGCCTTCAAAGTACAAGAAGAACGCTATAATGAAGGCATTGCTAATCTGGCAGATTTATCTTTAGCTAATCAGGAATATGTAACGGCTTCAGCAAATAAGGAACAAGCTCGTTTTACGCTGATATTTCAAGAAATGATTTTGGAATATCAGGTTGGGACTTTGGAAATAGAGTAA
- a CDS encoding putative type IX sorting system protein PorV2, which produces MRKILFIFLFLVLSVEINAQISKPKYANEFLAIGVGARAFALGGASVASVEGASAGYWNPAKLSSLKTDHSLDLMHAEYFAGIAAYDYVGFATSIDEDSKMGFSLIRFGVDDIPDTRFIYDANGALNYDNIRFFSAADYAFQFSYARDLKFLDGLSFGANAKVIHRTVGEFAKAWGFGFDLGTHYKWKNLDVGLVARDVTGTFTTWYHNITMIEDIYTQTNNEIPENTTEMAVPRLVFGTAYTQELPFKFSIMGEVNLDATFDGPRNTYVSEDKFSIDPRAGVEIGYDNMAFVRFGGNNLQKIKNFNGTERWNGQASIGAGFCYKILQIDYAFTDLGDYSESLYSHVFTLIFNWDAKE; this is translated from the coding sequence ATGAGGAAAATACTTTTCATTTTTCTTTTTTTAGTGCTCTCTGTTGAGATAAATGCTCAAATCTCTAAGCCTAAATATGCCAATGAATTTTTAGCTATTGGGGTAGGAGCAAGGGCTTTTGCGTTGGGTGGGGCTTCCGTGGCTTCGGTTGAAGGAGCTTCTGCAGGATATTGGAATCCTGCAAAACTCTCAAGTCTGAAAACCGACCACTCTCTAGATTTAATGCATGCTGAATATTTTGCCGGAATAGCGGCTTACGATTATGTAGGATTTGCTACTTCCATTGATGAAGATAGTAAAATGGGTTTTTCTTTAATCAGATTTGGTGTGGATGATATTCCAGATACCCGATTCATTTATGATGCCAATGGAGCCTTGAATTATGATAATATTCGCTTCTTTTCCGCTGCTGATTATGCTTTTCAGTTTTCTTATGCCCGCGACTTAAAGTTTTTGGATGGCTTATCTTTTGGGGCAAATGCAAAAGTAATTCACCGAACGGTAGGCGAATTTGCCAAGGCTTGGGGTTTTGGATTTGATTTGGGTACCCACTACAAATGGAAGAATTTGGATGTGGGGTTGGTGGCTCGAGATGTCACAGGAACCTTTACCACCTGGTATCACAATATAACTATGATAGAAGATATTTATACCCAAACCAACAATGAAATCCCTGAGAACACCACGGAAATGGCAGTTCCTCGATTAGTTTTTGGAACGGCTTACACTCAGGAGTTACCTTTTAAATTTTCCATAATGGGAGAAGTAAATTTAGATGCTACTTTTGATGGCCCACGAAATACTTATGTTAGTGAAGATAAATTCTCTATTGATCCTCGAGCTGGTGTGGAAATAGGCTATGATAATATGGCTTTTGTTCGATTTGGTGGCAATAATCTTCAAAAGATCAAAAACTTTAATGGTACGGAAAGATGGAATGGACAAGCAAGTATTGGGGCTGGTTTTTGCTACAAAATATTGCAAATTGATTATGCTTTCACCGATTTAGGAGATTATTCAGAATCACTTTATTCTCATGTTTTCACTTTGATTTTTAATTGGGATGCTAAAGAATAA
- the porU2 gene encoding putative type IX secretion system sortase PorU2, with product MLKNKLFNTILTFVLSASIHFVSAQNPQSWINFNQSYYKISLESTAAYELEYDDLLDAGVPLSTIDARSLQIFYRGQEIAIRVSGQSDGRLDQGDVIQFLGKRNDGVSDTPLYRNPEDQAHQYYNLFTDESAYFLTWKNDGTNGKRIQEQNIINNTNNLAAENAVEKEIIRLFTNSADRGQRYSPQDEVYYSAFDLGEGWSGSAFTNPTNFSITGLERAVRTELPPRLEILIQGRNIRQHQTEVLVGPSENSLRSLGTVNFDEYEYVTFSDDLEWTDVANNGSMVIRLLPQAEGADRISLSYIKINFQKEPNYDNEAGGKLTLESNPLGSSYLQLFNTNSTARLYRTENFNEPILLKTNRVGTEINTVVENTFAGAELFLQNQNFLTPSIKKVNFRDYGNFNPDYVILSHPDLGSPSGDYNNPVKAYAAYRNSEEGGGYDTLVVDINRLYDQFNYGETSPLAVYRFTQFLVENTKAEMVFIIGKGLNWYHSYYRRNEIPNELFNEYVPTAGSPGSDILFGFDWKENNRAAISFGRLNAHNSQNVADYLDKIKEMEAKPFDDLRRKHFLNLSGGISFFEVNRFSGYINDFSTYAKSPYIGGNHSNFTKETTQVVEFINVADQVNQGLNLITFFGHSGPNTADIDIGRVSDENLGYNNKGKYPFILINGCDAGAFYQIAKNETPFGEDWVNTAEKGSSGILAHAYLGFPNELKRYSDLFYANAYGDSVLIDQPIGLVLQKTINDYLANFGTNPAPLYMSQAQQMNLLCDPAYKLFPAGKPDYAISDEDLEVVSLDGQPIDALTSEFGLDVIIRNYGITNADSIEILVKRTLPNNEVIVQDTQKVAAINYQDTVTLSIYNDRPESFGQNILEVIIDPSGKIEEIKDDNNTASINYFLTLGTTLNLYPYDEGLSDQQNITLTAQSVDLLADEREFLFELDTTRSFDSPYLKKQSISAKVIAKWETDLLSNDNQAYFWRSKFANPREGELDEWTISSFTYTNSSVQGWQQNTTDQFLLNTIEGITIEDSWTFEENTFNLEVSAPGNSALGSLSIKINGNEYAITNLNGAACRINRLNLLAFDKSNAVPYSILTDGSAFDLNDNLTCGIRPQVINQISNTQLAQPETYFKKYFDELPTGDIVLLSSYDSVAWNILRANNRTQLLDLGASASVIDNLQNGDPYILLGRKGLGAGNGIEVTATQTPKSEQSISLNEDVEARFESGTIISKTIGPVKEWIELDAEFEDIEASDQIRLDVFGIDTLSNQSLLFSDAVLPLDISTINVNHYPQLRLRVTFTDPDNLSPAKLAKWKVNYREVPDAVLLPSEMANRASTELAEGETFSKSFRAINVTPNDFDAPIPYLRQVFNREDRVFHNETNALAPLEADADTTFSIEVDTRGKVGENDLTLSLNPNSNYNENRLTNNVISYQRLFEVKKDSLPPFVEVTFDGISILDGDIVSPRPYIQIKLKDENTLINKSDTTGIDIQLRRDCEECVSQRINFSNPNIEWVSATEEKAFTVNYQPDALEDGNYQLSVQATDASNNTAGEEPYKVRFEVINASTITNFYPYPNPFSTSTRFVFTLTGTDLPQEIKIQILTVTGRVVREILQDEIGPIHIGNNITDYAWDGKDEFGDRLANGVYLYRVLVRKDGVFMEQRATAGDKAFTKGYGKLYILR from the coding sequence ATGCTAAAGAATAAACTTTTTAATACCATATTAACCTTTGTTCTTTCCGCTTCTATTCATTTTGTTTCGGCACAGAACCCTCAATCTTGGATTAATTTCAATCAATCTTATTATAAAATAAGCCTAGAATCTACAGCTGCTTATGAATTGGAATATGATGATTTGCTGGATGCAGGAGTTCCACTTTCCACTATAGACGCTAGATCATTACAGATTTTCTACAGAGGACAAGAAATTGCCATTAGAGTAAGCGGTCAAAGTGACGGTAGATTAGATCAGGGAGATGTAATTCAATTTTTAGGTAAAAGAAATGATGGGGTTTCCGATACTCCTTTGTATAGAAATCCTGAGGATCAGGCACATCAATACTATAATCTTTTTACAGACGAATCAGCTTATTTTTTGACTTGGAAGAACGATGGTACAAATGGTAAAAGGATTCAAGAGCAGAATATCATTAATAACACCAATAATTTGGCTGCAGAAAATGCAGTTGAAAAGGAAATTATAAGGCTATTCACGAACAGTGCAGATCGAGGACAGCGTTATAGTCCGCAGGATGAAGTTTATTATTCTGCTTTCGATTTAGGTGAGGGATGGTCTGGTTCTGCATTTACTAATCCCACTAATTTTTCCATCACAGGCTTGGAACGGGCTGTTCGAACCGAACTTCCGCCTCGATTAGAAATTCTTATCCAAGGAAGAAATATTAGGCAGCATCAAACTGAGGTTTTGGTGGGACCAAGTGAAAATTCTTTAAGGTCGCTCGGTACTGTAAATTTTGATGAATATGAATATGTGACTTTTTCAGATGATTTGGAATGGACAGATGTGGCCAACAATGGAAGTATGGTCATAAGATTATTGCCTCAAGCGGAAGGTGCAGACAGGATATCACTGTCGTATATCAAAATCAATTTTCAAAAAGAGCCTAATTATGATAATGAAGCGGGAGGGAAATTGACTTTAGAATCAAATCCCCTTGGTAGTTCGTATTTACAACTTTTCAATACTAATAGTACTGCACGACTTTATAGAACAGAAAATTTCAATGAGCCCATTTTATTGAAAACAAATAGGGTAGGGACTGAAATTAATACTGTTGTTGAAAATACCTTTGCTGGTGCAGAACTATTTTTGCAGAATCAGAACTTCCTTACTCCAAGCATTAAGAAGGTAAATTTCAGAGATTATGGTAATTTCAATCCTGATTATGTGATTTTGAGTCATCCAGATTTGGGTAGCCCTAGCGGAGATTACAATAATCCTGTTAAAGCTTATGCAGCTTATCGCAATTCTGAAGAAGGCGGTGGATATGATACTTTGGTGGTGGACATCAACCGACTCTATGATCAATTTAATTATGGCGAAACCTCGCCTTTAGCAGTTTATCGATTTACTCAATTCTTAGTAGAAAATACTAAAGCTGAAATGGTTTTCATTATAGGTAAAGGATTGAACTGGTATCATAGCTACTACAGAAGAAATGAAATTCCTAATGAATTATTCAATGAATATGTTCCCACAGCTGGCTCGCCTGGTTCCGACATTTTATTTGGTTTTGACTGGAAGGAAAATAATAGGGCAGCGATCTCTTTTGGAAGGTTGAATGCCCACAATAGCCAAAATGTAGCGGATTATCTGGATAAAATAAAAGAAATGGAAGCTAAGCCTTTTGATGATTTGAGGCGTAAACATTTTTTGAATTTAAGTGGAGGTATTTCATTTTTTGAAGTCAATAGGTTTTCGGGCTATATCAATGATTTTTCAACTTATGCTAAAAGCCCATATATAGGAGGAAATCATTCTAATTTTACTAAGGAAACTACGCAAGTGGTGGAGTTTATTAATGTGGCAGATCAAGTAAACCAAGGATTAAATTTGATTACTTTTTTTGGACACTCTGGTCCGAATACTGCGGATATTGATATTGGAAGAGTTTCTGATGAAAATTTAGGTTATAATAATAAAGGTAAATACCCTTTTATTTTGATTAATGGATGTGATGCTGGAGCTTTTTACCAAATTGCTAAGAATGAAACACCCTTTGGCGAAGATTGGGTAAATACGGCTGAAAAAGGTTCTTCTGGTATTTTAGCACATGCTTACCTTGGCTTCCCAAATGAATTAAAGCGATACAGTGATTTGTTTTACGCCAATGCCTATGGAGATTCCGTTCTGATTGATCAACCTATCGGCCTCGTGCTTCAAAAGACCATAAATGATTATTTAGCTAATTTCGGGACTAATCCTGCCCCATTATACATGTCTCAAGCTCAGCAGATGAATTTATTATGTGATCCTGCTTATAAACTTTTCCCTGCTGGAAAGCCTGATTATGCCATTTCGGATGAAGACTTAGAAGTAGTTTCCCTGGACGGACAGCCTATTGACGCCTTGACTTCTGAATTTGGTTTAGATGTGATTATTCGAAATTATGGAATCACGAACGCAGATTCAATTGAGATTTTGGTAAAAAGGACTTTGCCCAATAATGAAGTAATTGTGCAGGACACTCAAAAAGTAGCCGCTATAAATTATCAGGATACTGTTACGCTTAGTATCTATAATGACCGTCCTGAAAGCTTTGGTCAAAATATATTGGAAGTGATCATCGATCCAAGCGGAAAAATTGAAGAGATTAAAGATGATAACAACACTGCAAGTATCAATTATTTTCTGACCTTAGGAACCACCTTGAATTTATACCCTTATGATGAAGGCTTGAGTGATCAACAAAATATCACGCTTACTGCCCAATCAGTGGATTTACTTGCAGACGAAAGGGAATTTCTCTTCGAGTTGGACACTACACGATCATTTGATAGCCCTTATTTAAAGAAACAGAGTATTAGCGCCAAAGTAATTGCCAAGTGGGAAACGGATTTACTCTCCAATGATAATCAAGCCTATTTCTGGAGGTCGAAATTTGCTAACCCAAGAGAGGGCGAACTGGATGAATGGACTATTTCAAGCTTTACCTATACCAATTCTTCTGTGCAGGGCTGGCAACAAAACACTACTGATCAGTTTTTACTCAATACCATTGAGGGGATCACAATTGAAGATTCATGGACTTTTGAGGAAAACACTTTTAATCTAGAAGTAAGTGCTCCCGGCAATAGTGCTTTAGGAAGCCTAAGTATAAAAATCAATGGTAATGAATATGCCATTACCAATTTAAATGGTGCAGCTTGTCGAATTAATAGGCTTAATTTGCTTGCATTTGATAAATCCAATGCGGTACCTTACAGTATTTTAACAGATGGCAGTGCATTCGACCTAAATGATAATTTAACCTGTGGAATTCGCCCTCAAGTCATCAATCAGATCAGTAATACGCAACTAGCTCAACCTGAAACCTATTTCAAAAAATATTTTGATGAATTACCCACTGGGGATATAGTCCTTTTATCTTCCTATGATAGTGTGGCTTGGAATATTTTACGCGCCAATAACAGAACCCAATTGCTTGATTTGGGTGCCTCAGCAAGTGTGATAGACAATCTTCAAAATGGTGATCCTTATATTTTATTGGGCAGAAAAGGATTGGGGGCTGGAAACGGAATTGAAGTTACAGCTACACAAACTCCAAAAAGTGAGCAAAGCATTTCATTGAATGAAGATGTTGAAGCTCGGTTTGAGTCCGGTACCATTATTTCTAAGACCATAGGGCCAGTGAAAGAATGGATTGAATTGGATGCGGAATTTGAAGATATAGAGGCCTCTGACCAGATAAGGCTTGATGTATTTGGAATTGACACGCTTAGTAATCAAAGTTTATTGTTTTCAGATGCAGTCCTCCCACTGGATATTTCTACCATAAATGTCAATCACTATCCTCAATTGCGTTTGAGGGTAACTTTTACTGATCCGGATAATTTAAGCCCAGCTAAGCTTGCCAAATGGAAAGTGAATTATCGAGAAGTACCGGATGCAGTTTTGCTTCCTTCCGAAATGGCCAACAGGGCTAGTACAGAATTAGCTGAAGGAGAAACTTTCAGTAAATCATTTAGAGCCATTAATGTCACGCCAAATGATTTTGATGCCCCAATTCCCTATTTACGGCAAGTATTCAATAGAGAAGACCGGGTTTTTCATAATGAGACCAATGCTTTAGCCCCTCTAGAAGCGGATGCTGATACTACTTTCTCCATAGAAGTAGATACCAGAGGTAAGGTGGGAGAAAACGACCTGACCCTAAGTCTCAACCCTAATTCTAATTACAATGAAAATAGATTAACCAATAATGTGATTTCATACCAAAGGCTTTTTGAGGTCAAAAAGGATTCATTACCACCATTTGTGGAGGTGACTTTCGATGGAATTTCCATATTAGATGGCGATATCGTTTCTCCTCGTCCGTATATCCAAATTAAATTAAAGGATGAAAATACGTTGATCAACAAATCTGATACCACTGGAATTGACATTCAATTACGAAGGGATTGTGAAGAATGTGTAAGTCAACGAATAAATTTTTCCAATCCTAATATTGAGTGGGTTTCCGCAACTGAAGAGAAAGCATTCACCGTAAATTACCAGCCGGATGCCTTAGAAGATGGAAACTATCAATTGAGCGTGCAAGCAACAGATGCCAGTAACAACACAGCAGGAGAGGAGCCTTATAAAGTGAGATTTGAAGTAATCAATGCCTCGACCATCACTAATTTCTATCCATATCCGAATCCTTTTTCTACCAGCACCCGCTTTGTGTTTACGCTAACAGGAACGGATTTACCACAGGAAATTAAAATTCAGATACTAACCGTGACTGGCAGGGTAGTAAGAGAAATTCTGCAAGATGAAATAGGCCCGATCCACATTGGAAACAACATTACCGATTACGCCTGGGACGGAAAAGATGAATTCGGGGATAGACTAGCCAATGGCGTTTATCTTTACAGAGTTTTAGTCCGAAAAGATGGAGTATTCATGGAACAGCGCGCCACAGCAGGGGATAAAGCCTTTACCAAAGGCTATGGGAAGTTGTATATTTTGAGGTGA
- a CDS encoding MarR family winged helix-turn-helix transcriptional regulator — translation MQEAEKYSRYSFLLDKTARRVKQYAKQRFRELGWTITIDQWAVLKQLYDKGEVNQRELATNTFKDHPTMTRIIDLLKAKELIERKPHPGDRRSFIIGLTTEGKSMVEECLPEVQKIRMKAWDNLSEKDFQEFKRILESIHQNLS, via the coding sequence ATGCAAGAAGCCGAGAAATACAGCCGATATTCATTTTTACTGGATAAAACAGCACGTAGGGTAAAGCAATATGCCAAGCAAAGGTTTAGGGAATTGGGATGGACTATTACGATTGATCAATGGGCAGTTTTAAAGCAATTATATGATAAGGGCGAGGTGAACCAAAGAGAATTGGCCACCAATACCTTCAAGGATCATCCTACCATGACTCGTATTATTGATTTATTAAAAGCCAAGGAATTGATAGAGCGTAAACCTCACCCCGGTGATAGAAGAAGTTTTATTATTGGGTTAACAACTGAAGGGAAATCTATGGTGGAGGAGTGTTTACCAGAAGTTCAAAAAATCAGGATGAAGGCTTGGGATAACCTTTCAGAAAAGGATTTTCAAGAGTTTAAAAGGATCTTGGAAAGTATCCATCAGAACTTATCCTAA
- a CDS encoding polysaccharide deacetylase family protein, which yields MNKFPYKSILLLCLILLLSISAFSQKKSISITIDDVPNTRKYKKENFNLTFLKVLDSMDIPFTIFINEAKLFNNEFENENKELLEMWIQNRNSIVGNHSYSHARYSAVGFDKFVQEIEKGEILTKEYAANYKKGLKYFRFPYNDMGEDSTQHKQIRDFLKSKDYVIAPFTVESSDWMYNYVYLHYLNTGEIDKAAAIGEQYVKKTIELLSFYESMANSIYKRSIKHIYLCHDNAINTDYIGEIIVRLKKEDYEIVSFEESLTDPIYSQKDTYYKKWGISWLYRYVETQDARVQWMKQEPDLSEINHLYEEISQKN from the coding sequence ATGAATAAATTTCCTTATAAATCCATACTTCTTCTGTGTCTTATACTCCTTTTGAGTATCTCGGCTTTTTCACAAAAGAAATCAATATCCATCACTATAGATGATGTACCCAATACCAGAAAATATAAAAAAGAGAATTTCAATCTAACATTTTTGAAAGTTTTGGATTCAATGGACATCCCATTTACCATTTTCATAAATGAGGCAAAGCTTTTCAATAATGAGTTTGAAAATGAAAATAAGGAGCTATTGGAAATGTGGATTCAAAACAGAAATTCAATAGTTGGAAACCATTCATATAGTCACGCTAGATATTCAGCAGTTGGTTTCGATAAATTCGTTCAGGAAATTGAGAAAGGAGAAATCTTAACCAAAGAATACGCTGCCAATTACAAGAAAGGCTTAAAATATTTTAGGTTTCCATACAATGATATGGGAGAAGACTCCACTCAACATAAACAAATTAGAGATTTTTTAAAATCGAAGGATTATGTAATTGCCCCCTTTACTGTTGAAAGTTCTGACTGGATGTATAATTATGTTTATCTACATTATCTAAATACAGGGGAAATCGACAAAGCTGCAGCAATAGGTGAACAATATGTAAAAAAGACCATAGAGCTGTTGTCCTTTTATGAATCCATGGCAAATAGTATTTACAAACGCTCAATAAAGCATATTTACCTTTGCCATGACAATGCTATCAATACTGACTATATAGGTGAAATAATCGTCCGGTTAAAAAAGGAAGATTATGAAATTGTCAGTTTTGAAGAATCCTTAACAGACCCTATTTATTCGCAAAAAGATACCTATTACAAAAAATGGGGAATCAGTTGGTTGTACCGATATGTGGAAACTCAGGATGCGCGAGTACAATGGATGAAACAAGAGCCGGATTTGTCTGAAATAAATCATTTATATGAAGAAATTAGTCAGAAGAATTAA
- a CDS encoding CPBP family intramembrane glutamic endopeptidase: MHQIENKKSVSKTKTILVYIATILLGYILFIIPDVFFGVTKINGGKTGINLLYIALFQFVSVTALLYFSLKILKKNFTDIGLKFVNLKKDIFLGLGFGSLWTILQFVFLIPNTGGASRADISHMLTMYDGSIIGLLSFIALGVIGGGITEELFNRGYFISILKDTFKNPKTGLWFSAILSIGLFALGHMPSSALDWFDILVPTVMYTLLFISTKRLTSSIIAHGIYNMTAIILTYYIFFE; this comes from the coding sequence ATGCATCAAATTGAAAACAAAAAATCTGTAAGCAAAACTAAAACTATACTTGTTTATATTGCTACCATTCTTTTAGGATATATCCTCTTCATTATTCCGGATGTTTTCTTTGGAGTAACCAAAATAAACGGAGGTAAGACAGGAATAAACTTGCTGTATATAGCACTCTTTCAATTTGTTAGTGTGACCGCCCTACTCTATTTTTCACTAAAAATCCTTAAGAAAAATTTTACTGACATTGGATTAAAGTTTGTCAACCTTAAGAAAGACATCTTTTTGGGTTTGGGGTTCGGATCCTTATGGACTATTCTTCAGTTCGTGTTCCTAATTCCCAACACAGGCGGGGCAAGTAGAGCAGATATTAGTCATATGTTGACTATGTATGATGGCAGTATAATCGGATTGCTCTCTTTCATAGCCTTAGGAGTAATAGGTGGTGGCATCACTGAAGAACTTTTTAACAGAGGTTATTTTATCAGTATTTTGAAAGATACTTTTAAAAATCCAAAAACAGGTTTATGGTTTTCCGCTATTCTATCCATTGGCCTTTTTGCACTTGGACACATGCCTTCTAGCGCTCTAGACTGGTTTGATATTTTAGTGCCTACCGTCATGTACACATTACTCTTTATTTCTACGAAAAGGCTAACTTCTTCCATTATAGCTCATGGAATTTATAATATGACGGCAATTATTCTGACTTACTACATCTTTTTTGAATAG